AACGGCATTTGGATCTTTTCGAAACATGCCTTCTCCTGAGCAAGGAGCATCTAGCATAATTCGGTCAAAGGCAAGTGGAAAGCGCGAAGACAGCTGCTCTGGCGTTGCACAGGTTACGAGGGTATTCTTAATGCCTAAACGTTCTACGTTCTCTGCAAGGATTTTTGCGCGCTCTGGATGGATTTCATTAGAAATTAAGAAGCCTTGTCCTTGCATTAAACCAGCGATATGCGTAGTTTTCCCTCCAGGGGCTGCTGCAAGGTCGAGGACGGTTTCACCGGGTTTAGGTGCCAGCAGTTCAGCTGCGGACATTGCGGAAGGCTCCTGAATATAATATAGTCCAGCAGCATGGTAAGGATGCCTGCCTGGTCGAGCGGGCTCTTCATAATAATAACCATCAGGGCACCATGGGATAGGTTTCAGATCAAACTGTGAGACTGTGCGTTCTACTGCGACTTGACCTGAATCCGAGATACTTTTCAATGGATTAAAGCGAAGCCCTTGCGTTCGTGGTGCTGAATAACTTTCTAGAAAAGCATTTGCCTCTTGCCCCAGCATTTCTTGTATATATGCGGTGTAAGAGGCAGGCAGCTGTTCTTCCTTCATAGATCATTCTCCTTTTTCTTAGTTGCTGTTTCATGTTTATACCGATAAAATCAAGGTATGGGGAACGTAATCGTACCTGAAATTCTACATATACACAACTATATCATAATTGCCAAGTCTTACTGTACGTAAGGCAATTGTAAAGGGGATGTACCATATGAATTTGCTGCAAGCGCTCTTCTTCCCGCCGGAGCAACCCGGTGGTGTATCATCCATGATCCCTTATCTTCAGGAAAGGTTCCGTTCAAGCCGCTGGGAGATGGATTTGTTTTGGTTACCTAAGCGGATTCGCAACAAGGGACATGAAGAAGTCATATTCGAGACCTTTGATTGGACCCAGTTTGGGGAAAGTCAGATCGTTCAGAAATATATTCAGACCTACCGTGATTATCTATGGTGGACTAAACTACGAATGAGCAAGACATATGATCTTATCCATTCCCATCATCCAATTGCTGGTTTAGCAATGAAAAAAGTATTTCCAAATACTCCGTTAATTCAAACCTTACATTCCAGTTATGAGCGAGAGCTGATTCTGAATGGAGCTATTTCTGAAGGTGGGCTGGAACATCAGTTTCTAGTTTCGCTATACCGCGAACTTGAGCATGTTAGTGATCGGTTAATGACTGTGTCGCAAGCTTTTGCAGAGTATGTGGCGCCTTATATTCTAGATCCTTCTAATATAGGAGTAATACCGAATGGTTTTGATGAGAAAAGGTTTAAGCCAGTCCCGCATGACAACGCTGTACCACAGCTAGTGACTGTGACTCGTCTAGTTCCAGCCAAAGGAATTGATACTTTACTCAAGGCCTGTGCTGAGCTTAAAAATCGCGGCCATGAATATGTACTGCATATTATTGGAGATGGACCTTCCCGTGCGGATTTGGAAAACATGGCTAAACAATTAGGGATTTATAATGAAACGATTTTTTATGGATATACGCTCCATCCGGAAGAATTCATGCCTTTCTTTGATATTTTCGTGCTGCCTTCTCGGGCGGAGGCCTTCGGATCGGTGTTTGCAGAAGCAGCGCTTAGCTGCTTGGCTTTAGTTGGGACGAATGTAGGCGGGATACCGGAGCAGATTGAAGATGGTGTGAATGGCCTGCTCGTCAGTCCTGATGATGAGATTGCTCTTGCTGACGCTTTAGAGAAGGTGATATCTGATCCGGCTTATCGTTATGAGCTTTCTCGTTCAGCTTGGGATAAAGCGAAAAGCTTGTATTCGCTGACTCGTGTCGCTAATGAACTTAAAAAGACATACTTACAGTATCCCTCAGGAACAAAGGGGTGAGCAGCTATGATTCCATTTCGATTTCTACATGCTGCTGACTTACATCTGGATAGCCGATTTGCTGGGCTGGCGCATATTTCGCCAGCCATTCGTTCTTATTTACGTGAGTCGACCTTCGCCGCCCTTGGGCGGCTTGTCCGCGTTGCCATCCAAGAGAATGTTGATTTTATCGTCATCAGTGGAGATGTATACGATGTTTCTGACGCTTCTTTACAGGGCCAACTGCGATTTCAGGAAGCACTCAAGGAACTGGGTCAGCAAGGAATACACGTGTTTCTGATCCATGGCAACCATGATCCACTAGACGGATTGCGTCTGACTACAGAAATGCCCAGGCATGTTACCGTGTTTGGAGGAGAGAAGCCAGATCTCGCCACGGCTTACCGTCGCAAAGATGGTCAAGAAGTAGCTATTGTTAGTGGAATCTCCTATCCGACTGCGAAAGTTACGGACAACACTGCAGTGACCTTTTCTCGAAAGCCTGGCAGCCGTCTGTTTCATATTGCTATGCTGCATGGGAATGTAGACGGTGATTTGCTGCACGAGACGTATTCTCCTTGCAGTCGCAGGGACCTAATCGAACGGGGTTTTGATTATTGGGCACTTGGACATATTCATAAACGCAGTGTATTGCATGAAAAACCGGCGATTATATACCCGGGCAATATACAAGGACGTAGCATTAAGGAAACCGGACCAAAAGGTTGTTATGTTGTGGATGTTGATGAGGCTGGAAGTGCCACGCCCCAGTTTCATGATCTTGATTATGTTCGCTGGCAGGTACGGGATCTGTCCATTGAGGGATTGAGTCATGAAGCGGAATGGATACAAAGGGTGGAGCAGGTGATTGACGATATCAGGGAGGAACTCCCGGAGCTGATGTCAGTGGTCAGATTTCGTCTGATTGGACGCGGGGACGTACATAAAGTATTAGCTGAAAAAGGAGCGGTAGAGGATCTGCTGTCTGAACTCCAGCGCCGTGAGGCGGTACGGGCTGAGCGTAAAGATTATAAAGGACTTGTCTGGGTGGAAGGATTCGCTGTAGAATCCGGGTTAGCTATTGACCGTGAACGGTTATTAGAGGAGGATAGCTTTCTTGGAGAAATGCTGCGAATTACAGAGCGTACGGAACATTCAGCAGAAGCGCTTGAAGAATTAATAAACAGTGCGCTTAAGCCGCTCATGGAGAATCAGGAGCTGCGACAGCTGCTCTCGGTGACAAGTCAAGAGGAGAAGTTAAGTTGGCTTCGTAGTGCAGCAGAACAGGGAATCACAATGCTCGGTGGAATGGAGGGTGCTCCAGAAGATGAGAATTGAACATTTGCAGATCCATGGCTTCGGACGTTTGCATAACCGAGAGATTGAACTATCGGAAGGAGTTACTATACTCTATGGACGTAATGAAGCAGGAAAAAGCACGACGTTACAGTTTATTCGCTCCATGCTGTTTGGAATTCCAAGTCGTGGTAACCCTACGGAGAGGTATGAACCTATGCAAGGCGGATTACATGGGGGAATACTGAAGGCACGTGATAGTAATGGTGCCCTGTGGACCATTCGTCGCCATACAGCTGGTGGTGAGGGCTCAGGAAGAAATGAGAAACTGAACATCACGGTTAACCATCTGAATGGAACAACGCAAGAGCTAGGGCAAGCTGAAATGGAGCGTCTTTTGCTTGGTGGTATCTCTAGGAGCATGTTCCATCAATTGTTCGCGGTCTCTCTCGATGAACTGCAGGAGCTTGCTGCGCTTCAATCAGAAGAGATGAGCAGCTTTCTCTTTCACGCAGGTATGGGCGGCGGTGGAACGATCATGCGGGCGGAACGCCGATTGGTACAGGAAGCTGAGAAGCTGTATAAACCTCGGGGCAAGCTGCAGGAAGCTGCTAAAATCGTTCAGGCTATTGAGAAATTAGAGCGTCAGATGGCGGAGAGCCGCTCTTATCTTCCACGTTATAACGGTAATATAGCAGCATTAAAGGTTACGGAATCTGAGCTAGATCAACTGGAACAACAACGTAAGCTTACAGGAGACAAGCTCGTGATGCTTCGCAAAGCTCAGGATATTCGTGAATTGTGGTTAAAATGGAGCGATGCGCAGCTCGAGCTACAGGACCTGCCAGAGATTACAACCTTTCCTGAAGATGGAGCGATTCGCTATCAGGCACTTGAAGGTGAAATTCGGAATGCTCAGGGAGCAGTAACTCGTTATGAACGTCTGCAAAGTGAGCTAACGGCTGAGCTGGTGCAGAATCCGCCGGATGCATTGTTAACAGCGCAGGGGCCTGCCCTGGAGCGGCTGGATCGCCATCGGAGCAGCTATGAAAACCTGCGAGCGGAAAGACAGCGGCTAGAAGGTGAATTGACCGCGCTGAATGAGCATTTGCAGCGAATTCTGCGAGGCATTGATGTCAGCTGGAGCGCGGCAGAGCTGACTGCATTTTCGGGTGCAGCGGCGGATCGTGAAGCTGCACGGAGGTTTGCGGCGGCGTTCGCAAGTTATGATCGCCGCATGGAAGCGGAGGGCGCAGCACGGCAGACGCTGCGTTCCCGCTTGGCTGCTGCCTCAGCTTCGCTGCAGGCAGCAGAACGGGCGCTGGCGCGTGAACACGCAACCGGCGCCGAATCATTTGCGCAGCTGGCTCCGCGCAGCGCCCGAGAAGTGCTGCAACTGTGGGACGAGCTGCAGCAGGCGGCCGAGCGCTGGCGCGAAGCGCAGCTCAGCGAAGGGCCGCAGCGCGGCCCAGGCGCCGGAAGTGACGGCCCTAGCGCGCAGCGCATGGCCGCGCTCTACCGGCGCCTGCTGTGGGCTGGGGCAGCACTAACCGTGCTGCTGCCCACAGCGCTGTGGCTAACCGGTGCTCCGCCGGTCAGCGCAGTGCTCGCGATCGGCCTGCTTGGAGCGGCCGATCTGGCCCTTTGGGCCGGCCTCAGCGGAGCGCGCCGGCCGGAAGCGTCCCCGCCAGTGCATGGCGGGGACGTGGGCACAGCCGCAGCCGAGATGCTGCGGCTGCGGGGGCAGCTGCTCTCCGGGGCGGAGCCGGAGAGCGCCATGCC
This genomic stretch from Paenibacillus sp. FSL H7-0737 harbors:
- a CDS encoding glycosyltransferase family 4 protein, translated to MNLLQALFFPPEQPGGVSSMIPYLQERFRSSRWEMDLFWLPKRIRNKGHEEVIFETFDWTQFGESQIVQKYIQTYRDYLWWTKLRMSKTYDLIHSHHPIAGLAMKKVFPNTPLIQTLHSSYERELILNGAISEGGLEHQFLVSLYRELEHVSDRLMTVSQAFAEYVAPYILDPSNIGVIPNGFDEKRFKPVPHDNAVPQLVTVTRLVPAKGIDTLLKACAELKNRGHEYVLHIIGDGPSRADLENMAKQLGIYNETIFYGYTLHPEEFMPFFDIFVLPSRAEAFGSVFAEAALSCLALVGTNVGGIPEQIEDGVNGLLVSPDDEIALADALEKVISDPAYRYELSRSAWDKAKSLYSLTRVANELKKTYLQYPSGTKG
- a CDS encoding metallophosphoesterase family protein, with translation MIPFRFLHAADLHLDSRFAGLAHISPAIRSYLRESTFAALGRLVRVAIQENVDFIVISGDVYDVSDASLQGQLRFQEALKELGQQGIHVFLIHGNHDPLDGLRLTTEMPRHVTVFGGEKPDLATAYRRKDGQEVAIVSGISYPTAKVTDNTAVTFSRKPGSRLFHIAMLHGNVDGDLLHETYSPCSRRDLIERGFDYWALGHIHKRSVLHEKPAIIYPGNIQGRSIKETGPKGCYVVDVDEAGSATPQFHDLDYVRWQVRDLSIEGLSHEAEWIQRVEQVIDDIREELPELMSVVRFRLIGRGDVHKVLAEKGAVEDLLSELQRREAVRAERKDYKGLVWVEGFAVESGLAIDRERLLEEDSFLGEMLRITERTEHSAEALEELINSALKPLMENQELRQLLSVTSQEEKLSWLRSAAEQGITMLGGMEGAPEDEN
- a CDS encoding AAA family ATPase encodes the protein MRIEHLQIHGFGRLHNREIELSEGVTILYGRNEAGKSTTLQFIRSMLFGIPSRGNPTERYEPMQGGLHGGILKARDSNGALWTIRRHTAGGEGSGRNEKLNITVNHLNGTTQELGQAEMERLLLGGISRSMFHQLFAVSLDELQELAALQSEEMSSFLFHAGMGGGGTIMRAERRLVQEAEKLYKPRGKLQEAAKIVQAIEKLERQMAESRSYLPRYNGNIAALKVTESELDQLEQQRKLTGDKLVMLRKAQDIRELWLKWSDAQLELQDLPEITTFPEDGAIRYQALEGEIRNAQGAVTRYERLQSELTAELVQNPPDALLTAQGPALERLDRHRSSYENLRAERQRLEGELTALNEHLQRILRGIDVSWSAAELTAFSGAAADREAARRFAAAFASYDRRMEAEGAARQTLRSRLAAASASLQAAERALAREHATGAESFAQLAPRSAREVLQLWDELQQAAERWREAQLSEGPQRGPGAGSDGPSAQRMAALYRRLLWAGAALTVLLPTALWLTGAPPVSAVLAIGLLGAADLALWAGLSGARRPEASPPVHGGDVGTAAAEMLRLRGQLLSGAEPESAMPGRRSAAPGSSPDAGGLEASMRELRRLMEAWSAWRQRIERYAAERDACRTELETLAGQEKLLAEEMSLAETAFTQTAEQYEEWLRERRLPEGLSPEGLPDIFAMVEQGNELLRQENKLSLRLKELEDECHVFEEELLALIYESGTDPLDESGVAATSFDMDPHDGQRRSALTLLSWLELRKRAWDELKKDLVRREGIQSRLQELLEELKESHRVLGELREQRDHLLDEGGATGGEDFLRRSAAVQRRSELNKSIRQWELAMFGGWEDERVNALQLLLDHHDASALQKERTAAEELAEREEELWNTLLEQRGKLLQEREYLKERCMEDSVIQQLEEQRAALRIVADKYAVAALTAELIGRTRRIYEQEKQPQVLLLASDYFSKLTEGEYKRVVMTLGHKELKAEHKDAGLLDSGLLSRGTAEQLYLSIRLALAETMSRQVSLPLLFDDLFVNFDEARLHAALSLLGELSVSRQIVMMTCHKHVAEAAARIIPTAAVISV